Genomic DNA from Gimesia aquarii:
TGGCCAAAGAACTGGAAAACATGGGTGCGCATATTCTTGCTATTAAAGATATGGCTGGACTCTGTAAACCTTATGCGGCCCAATTACTGGTCAAAACATTGAAAGAAGAAATCGGCATTCCCATCCACTTCCATACACATGATACAGGTGGTGGTCAGGCTGCTTCGATTTTGAAAGCAGCAGAAGCGGGCCTGGATATTGCCGATGGCGCTGTCCCCTCCATGTCAGGAGGGACCTCACAGCCAAATCTCAATACGGTGATTGAAGCGCAGCGATTCTCAGACCATCAGCCAACTGTTGATGTGCATCAACTGGATGAAATTTCGGAGTACTGGCGCGCCACTCGGAACTTCTATTCTGCATTCGAAAGTCCTGTACTTCCTGCGGGCGCGAATTTATACGAACATCAAATGCCCGGTGGTCAATATACAAACCTCTTGCAACAGGCCCAGTCTCTGGGATTGGGTGATCGCTGGTCTGAAGTCTGCCATGTTTATGCGGAAGTGAATCAGCTTTTGGGTGATATTGTCAAAGTGACCCCCACTTCCAAAGCCGTTGGTGATATGGCGTTGTTCCTGGTTGCTAATGATCTGAGTTGCGATGATGTTGTGAAAGGTGATCGAGAGCTGGCGTTTCCGGAGTCGGTACTTGATTTAGTCAGTGGCCGCATGGGTCAGACACCTGGCGGTTTTCCGGAAGACATTCAGAAACAGATTTTGCGAGGCGAAAAGCCGTTAACCGAACGACCGGGAAGTATTTTGCCACCGGCCGATTTTGAAGAAGCGGCAAAACAGGTGCAGGAATTTGTGAATCATACTCCCACCGATCAAGACGTTATTTCTTATCTGCTGTACCCGAAGGTGTTCGAAGATTTTATGAAGCATCAGGAAGCCTATTTTGATACGAGTGGCTTGCCTACGTATGCTTTCTTTGACGGGATGGAGCCGGAAGAAGAAATCATGGTTGATATTGCACCTGGGAAAACTTTGATCCTCAAATTCTTGGCTGTCGGGAAACCACAGACTGACGGATGCCGCACTGTCTTCTTTGAATTGAATGGTCAGCCGCGCGAAGTGATCATTGTCGATAAATCTTTGAAACCACAAGATGAATCGAGACGCAAAGCAGATCAATCCGATCCAAAACAAATCGGAGCAACAATGCCGGGAGTTGTTGTTTCGCTGGCAGTCAAAGTTGGCAGCAAGGTTAAAGCCGGCGATCAATTGTTGATGCTGGAAGCAATGAAAATGCAAACCAGTGTTATTTCTGAACAGGATGGAGAGGTCAGTCAGATTCTGGTTGAACCTGGTACACAAGTGGAGTCTGGTGACTTATTGATCATGTTAGACTAAATTCGCGTTTATGCATGTAAAGTAAAACCCTCCATCGCGATCTTGATTGGAAAACATGTGAGAGATTTTGAGCAGGTATTTCCCTCATCATGTTGCAATTGATTTAAAGATTTTTAGCCTATTTATCCTAAATATACCATCGTTCCGCAAAGCAGTTTCTTCTCTCTAGAAACAGGTTACATTTTGCCTTTAGAGACGAGAGAAATTCAATGCTGGCTTAAATCTTCGCCGATAGATTAGTTAGCAGGTCATCCATCTCAGGCCTTGGTTTAACGATTATCTTCTGTAAACCATGCATTAGAACAGTATTACTTGGGTCATATTCTATCAAGCAGTCGGAGTACTTGGCGAATGAGTGGAGCGAGTCAGTCGGTTAATCCCCCCCATTTTGTTATCTCTAGTGAGGGAGAGATCCTGGGAGAAGATACGCCCGAAAATCAGGAACTAGTTCGACGAGTCGTCGCTTGTGTGAATGCCTGTGATGGAATTACCACAGAAGAGCTTGAAAATGGCATTATTAACGACATGCGGAATGCCATTGCTCAGGCAGCTCCTTTACTCCAGGAACGGAGTCAGATGACGGAACTGCTTCAAAGAGAAATACGAGCTGAACTCGCTTCCCGGAAAAAAAATAGCTAGTTCAGATTTCTCTCACCGAGAATTCAATTTGAGTTTCGCCTGATAAATCCACTAATACGAACTTTTATTTTTCCTGTCGAACGATGACCTGCAGGTAAATTTAGCCCAATCATTAATAGACCATCCTCTTTTGGTACATATTCTACTTTGTTACCAATTTTAAATGGTCTGCTCATTTTGGGTTTCCCTTTTTCTTTGGAAACCACAATTCCCATCAGAGCGCCAGCGGGGATTCCTTTCGCCAGTTCTTTCATCGGCGTTTCATCTGGTAAGCCTTCTACGCCTACCTTGAGATCGGTAATAAAGTTATAGGTTCCTGTAGCTTGAATGCGAACGGTTTTCCCTTTCGCGACGAATCCGGCAGGGGTACTCCAGTTACGAGAAACATCGATATCAAAATCAGATGAATTGGATGTCATCAGCTTTTCGTTAAGCTGCTTGATCATCTCTTTAACACCAGGCACATCTTTTTTGATCGTCAGAATCGACTCTAGCATCTTGCGTGAACTCTCATAGTCTCCCGCATCAGAGTATTTCTTGGCGATGTCGGCAGACTGTCTGATAAATGCGTCACGAACTTTATCTGCCTGCAAATTAATTTGCTTGACATTCATTTTTTTAGAGGAAGATTGTGCGTAGGAGGCTTGAACTGTAATGAACGATGCAATCAAACTTCCTATGACAAAACATGATGTTCGGCAGAGATTTCTAGATATTAACACGTTACTTTTCCTTGTTCACCCAAAATTATATTTGTGCCTTATTCTATTATGATCGGTGAGTCTTAGCATTCGCAATGAGATTTTTGCTTTCAGACTCTCTTGCAGGCAAATCCATAACAGGCTTAACCGGGTGGCCAACTCATCGCACGACCCCCTAATAAATGCAGATGCAGATGATCAACTGTTTGGCCTCCTTCTGTGCCGGTATTGACGATCATACGATATCCATTTTCGAGTCCGAGTATCTTTGCTACCTCTCCGACAGTTAGTATCAAATGACCAACCAGTTCCTGATCTTCAGATTTCAGATGAGCCATCGAAGGAATTTCCCGTTTGGGAATCACAAGCACATGCGTGGGAGCCTGCGGGTTCACATCCTTAAATGCCAAACATAATTCGTCTTCATAAATAATCTCAGCTGGAATTTCCTGGTCGATAATTTTCTTGAAAATCGTTTTCTCACCAGTCATTTAACCTACATCCTTTCTGTTTCATTCGACGCTTTTTTGAATTTCTACAAGAAAAACAAGTAAAAAGAGCGTCTCGTTTACCAATCGGTTTATGACGTCGTGACGATCAACTGGCTTAGATTATAGCGAATGCCGATTTGATTCACATCAGCAATAAGCTTCCATTTTAGATGAATGATTTCCTTCGTTTCATTTCGAAGTAGTCATCAATCTCAGCGTAAAAACGACAGCGTATTTTAAATATGGGTATGACTACTCTTGAATGTAACACTACGCAAAAAGTTGTTTATATACGCCGTAGCTACCTGCCACTAAGAGGCCCAGACAAGACAGGAACAACAGCAGATCCCAAAGACGGCCTGGCGTGAGACGCGCGTCTATTTTTGTAAAACGCAAGTAGATGGCTGCGATTCCCAACATCGGCAGCATAATGGCCTGCATTGTTCCTGCAATTAAGACCAGCCTGACTGGGTTGGCTCCCGTTAAAAATACTGTCAGACAAAGTAGAGGTAAGAGTAACGACATCAGCTTGACGCAGTTTTGAACGGCGTTTGGTTTGCGATCATCCACGACACTAAAAAAGCGTAGTCCATCTGAGAAAATGCGTGCATTCGCCGCATTCGCAACCAAAAATGTTGAGTAAAGTACTGCGATCGCACCAACTAAAAATAACCACTTGGCATATTCGCCGAAAACCGGGACATACGCTTCCGCCAGCGTACTGACCATCCGCATTCCATCAGGGTCTAAGCCTTCCTTATGCAGGACGGCAACCCCCATTAAAAAAAACGCCAATGTCGCAAATGTGTAAATACACATTGAAGCAAAGGCATCTATTTTCATCACGCGCATCCAACCTTTGGCCCGTAGAGCCCAGCTTTCATCTTCGGAATGCGGGCCGGTAAATCGAGCGTACCCTTTTTCCAGACACCAGTAGGGATAGGCGATCAATTCTGTTGCACCGACACCAATAATCCCAAACGCGGCGAGCGCTGTCAGTAGCGGGTTCATACCATTGGTCGCTTCAGGAATTCCAAAAGAGAGACCGCGGATAATCTCTTCTGTTGAGATGGTCCAGACTTCAGAAGTCTGTAAAGAAATGACGTTCCCAATCGTGATAAATGTAAATGAAACGACTAACACCGTTGATAAATGCTCGATCAGATTATAGCGGCCATAATATAATAAAAATGAAGTCAATATGGCAATCACTCCTGCCCAGATCTTATCGTCCCAGGTTTGAGGTTCAATCAACGACTGCCCTGTTTGATCCACCAGTTTTTCCTGGTTGCGAATTTTTTGTAGAATGAGCTGGCCTTGCGCCTCGAGTCGTTCGATGCGTTCTTTGAGCTTCGCGTGGCCGCGTAGATATCGCTCCCGTTGATCGGGATTCATCGAGGCCATGGGACTCTGATCGTCTTTTAGTTCTTCTTCGATTTTCAGATAGTGCACAAACTCTTTTTCTGAAGGAACCTGAATCGCTTTGAGATAATCTCCCTGAATCGGCAGTGTCAGAGCTAAAGCTTGACCAACCCCTCCCACGATTCCTCCCAGTTGTCCGATCGTGCAGATGCTCATGACCAACCAGAACCAGAGGATCCAGTTTGGGGCAAGTCGATGCTGATCTCGTGAGAATCCCAAACGGGGGCCGGGTACATGGTTCAAAGCGGATAACGTCGTCTCCCCTCGAGAAATAGAATAGCGCCCGAGCTCAATCTGCACGAACACTTTGATCAGACAACCAACAATAATTAACCAGAGAAGAGTGATACCTGCTTGTGCGCCAGTTTTCGTAGTGGCGATCAATTCCCCGGAACCCACGATGCTGCCGGCAATAATCAGCCCTGGTCCTAAGCGTTTTACAATCCCCCAAAAGTCAGTGGGAGCATTGATGATGTCGTTATTATTGGAACCATTGGATGTATCGAGCGCTTTATTCTCCTGTTGAGATTCCATCGTACTCCTACTTCACCTTTGACTTCGACAGATGGGGTGATGTCGAAACACTACTCAGAGCCAGAAGAATTCAAACGGTATGAACTTTCATTGAAGTTGTTTTTCTGCAACTTCAATCGCTTTGAGTAACCCCTTTGCCTTGTTAAGAGTTTCATAATATTCTGTTTCTGGAACACTATCCGCAACAATCCCGGCGCCGGCCTGAACATAGGCCTTTGATCCCTGCATTACTAATGTTCGAAGTGCAATACACGTATCCATGTTCCCAGTAAAATCGAGGTAGCCGACAGCTCCTGCATAAGGACCACGTCGGTGTGGTTCAAATTCATCAATAATTTCCATCGCCCGTACTTTCGGAGCGCCCGATACCGTTCCCGCGGGCAGTCCTGCTCTTAAAGCATCCAGTGCAGATCGTTCTTTTGTCAACTTGCCAGTCACATTGGATGTTATATGCATGACATGACTATAACGCTCGACGACCATTACGTCAGACAACTCCACCGATCCGAATTCACTCACGCGGCCCACATCATTTCTTGCCAGATCAATCAGCATCACATGTTCGGCTCGCTCCTTTGGATCGGCCAGTAATTCTTCTGCCAGACGTTTGTCTTCGGCTTCCGTCGTTCCCCGTTTTCTAGTACCGGCTAAAGGACGAACTGTGGTGAGACGATCTTCCACGCGCACCATAATTTCAGGCGAACTGCCGACCAGATCGACTTCAGGAGTTTTCAGCAGGAACATAAACGGACTGGGGTTGACCACTCGCAAACTACGATAGATGTCGAGTGGCGTTGCTGAGGTTTCCAGATTGAGACGTTGGCTCAATACGACCTGAAAGATATCGCCGGCTACAATGTATTCCTTACAGGCATCGACGGCTGCTTCAAATTTCTCTTGAGTAAAATTTGATTTCCAGGTTAAGTCAGGTTCGGTATGAGTATCGACGCTGATGTCAGCCATTTTTAAAACAGAGGAATCACTATTTTGAAAACGTTCACATGTTTGATCAATGCGCTGACAGGCGGCCTGATAAGCGGCTTGTAGATCATTCTCGTTTAGCCCGGGCTCGACATGGGCATGGGCAACGACTAAAACGGTTTTGTTGATTTGATCAAAGACCACCATGTGATCATACAAGGCAAAGGAAAGGTCGGGTAGTTGACGATCATTCTTTGGAGCGTTGGGTAGATTCTCTGAATAACGCACGACATCATAGCCGGCATATCCAACAGCACCACCACAAAAACGTGGCAGTGAGGGAAGCTCGGCAGCCTGATATTGTGAGAGAATGGTTTCCAGTTCATGTAATGGATCATCGACGGTTCGTTCTTCTGTTTGTCCGTCCCGTTGTATCACCAAGCGCTTTTCATAAGCGTCTACCATCAAAAATGGATTCGCTCCCAGAAAACTGTAGCGACTGATTTGTTCTCCCCCGACAACACTCTCAAATAGAAAGGAATATGGTCCCTTTTCCAGCAATTGGTAGGCACTCACTGGGGTCAGAGTATCCCCTGTTAACTGTCGATAGACAGGGACCAGGTTGGCCTTACTCGAAAGCTGCTTAAATGCTTCAAAATCTGGAACGTATTTCATGGACTCTCTTAATTGGTCTGTCTGAGGATGAACAAGCATCCCGGTTTTAATCCTTTGTGGTGGACTCTCTTATGAACATTTCCGATCTTTGAGACAAGCTGCGAGGAGCCGCAGTTCTCAAAAATTTCAAAAATGTTCGGTTTCGACTTTATCTTACCTCGATTTCCTTTTGAACTTTCCTGTATTTGCGATTTTCATTCGGAGATGAGCAATGGTATTCAAGGCGTCTATTGCATAAAATGGAACAGGGTTTTTAATCTTACAAAGCTTTCAAAGAGATCAAAGTGGATTAGGCTTTGTTTTCAACGGCTAAGTGAGTATGTTATTCCTTTCCCGAGTCTACACCGTTTGGGAAAGAATGTCACGTAAGCGAGAATTCAGGGATAGAGACCATTTCTAACCGATTAAATTGATATAAATTGGGGTTAATAAAGGAGAAGCAGGGTGAATTTGGACGCGTTCACTCGCACAAGTGGTGAATGGTTGAGAGGAATCGGTCCCGACTCGGATATCGTCATGTCCAGTCGGATTCGACTCGCTAGAAACCTTACGCAGTTCCCTTTTATTAACCGCTGTACAGAATCGACACTGGGCGAGATCGAACAACTCGTGCGTCCCATTATCACCTCGCTTCCTATGGACGTAAAACTGTCGTATCTGGATGTGAACCAACTTTGTAGTTTGGATCGGCAGTTCATTGTGGAACGACAGCTTATCAGCCGTGAACATGCAGAGCGTTCGGGGCCTCGAGGCGTAGGTCTGGATAGTGAAGAAAACATCGGCATCATGGTCAACGAAGAAGACCATCTCCGACTCCAGGTACTGAGAAGTGGGTTTTCTTTGAACGAATGCTGGGAGACCATTAATCAGATCGATGACCTGCTGGAGCAGGAAGTGACCTATGCGTTCAGTGAAGAATTTGGGTATTTGACAGCCTGCCCTACAAACGTCGGTACTGGAATACGCGTGAGCGTCATGTTGCACCTGCCTGCATTGGTGATCACGAAAGAGATCCAAAAAGTATTTCAGGCGCTACAGAAAATTAATTTGGCTGTTCGTGGGCTGTATGGCGAAGGCAGCCAGGCGATGGGAGATTTTTATCAGATTTCCAATCAAGTCACTTTAGGACAAACCGAACGTCAGTTGATTGATAGTATCAAAGAGGTTGTTCCGAATATCATTTCGTATGAAAGACGTGTCAGGAATTCATTAATTAAAGAAAATCGCCAGGGGCTGCACGATCAGGTCTCTCGTGCTTATGGTATTTTGAGTACGGCGCAAACCATCAGCTCAGAAGAAACAATGCATCTACTTTCCAGCGTGAGAATGGGTGTGAATCTGGGATTGATTGAAGAGCTACCCATCTCAACTGTCAATGAAATGTTTATCTTTACTCAGCCCGCACATCTGCAGAAGTTGCAGGGAGGAGAGTTGGAATCGAGCGAACGTAACGCCGCGCGCGCTAATTATCTCCGCCATCGGATAAACGACTCTAACGGTTCTAATTAAGTGGTCCAGTAAACTGTTAGAAGTAGCTTGGTTATCGCGCAGCTTTTTTCGAGCGTCGAATGCTTCCGTAATATAATGTCGAACAGACATTGCATTTAATAAAGAAACCAAATGAAGTGACAGTTCGTATGTAAGAAAACCACGCAAAGAATCATATGAAATTCACTAACGTGCTCGACATGGGATGGGAGACGCTGTTAAGATAGAAAACCATTTCCCAGGATTAACCCACATGGGAAATAGTGAATTAGGTGGAGGAGTCAATTCCGTCCACCAAACATACCGCGTTCCTCACGAAATTCAATAACGATTTCCCAGAAACAGCAACTCGTCCATTCAATCGGGATACGACTATGCGAAAATATATTTGCATTCTTCTTGCCTTACTCGCATTTACTACCAGTCCAGTAAACGCACAAGAGTTCCAGAGCCTTTTTAACGGGAAAGACCTCGATGGTTGGGCTGGAAAAGAAGGTTTTTGGACCGTCAAAGATGGTGCTATTGTCGGCGAAACGACAAAAGAAAAACCAGCCAAACCGAATACTTTTCTCGTCTGGCAAGGTGGCGAGGTAAGTGACTTTGAATTCAAGGCCACCGTCCGGTTCAAAGGTAACAACTCCGGCATTCAATATCGTAGCCAGTTGGTTGATCCCATAAATTTTGCATTGAAAGGTTATCAGGCTGATCTGCACCCGAAACGAGAATATTTTGGCATGATGTATGGTGAGAAAACCGGTCGAGGGATTATCGCGCAGCGGTTCCAACGTGTCGAAGCGGGTACAAAAGGTAAGCCGACCGTTGTTACAGAGATAGGTGATAAAAAACAAGAACTCGTCGATTGGGAATGGAACGAAATTCGAATTGTTGCCGTTGGTAACCGTATGGTTCATCAGATCAATGGCGTCAATACAATTGATCTGACCGATGACCATCCCCAGGCTTTTTCAAAAGGCGTTTTGGGACTGCAACTCCACGCGGGGCCTCCGATGAGAGTCGAATTTAAAGATCTAAAATACCGTCCGTTGGCCGGTGACGAAGCGACCGCTGTTCTCAAAGCGGCAGTTGAGAACAAGAAAAAGGCGTCTGCGTCCAAAAAATCAGCAGCCAAATCGAAAAAGCCTGGCAGATATGACTGGGTGTCGAAAAAACCGGCTCCCGTTTGGGTATGGCGTACCAAGAATCCAACTGGAAATGAACCGATCTACCTTCGCAAGAAATTTGAGGTCTCAGACCCGATCAAAGCAGCACGTTTATATTTCACTTGTGATAACCGCGCAACATTTTGGATCAACGGGAAAGAGGTTGGCACAGCGACCGATTGGGGCAACCCTGTCATCCAGAGCAATGCGAAAAAGTTCGTCCAGACCGGAGTAAATCAAATTGCGATTCAGGCCAAAAATAACGGCGGCGTTGCTGCGTTTATATTGAAACTGGAAGTCGAAACTACCGACGGAAAAAAACAGTCGATCATTTCCTCTCCTGATTGGAAACTGTCTGACTCTAAAGCCAAAGGCTGGAAACTTGCCAGCTTTGACGATTCCACTTGGAAACTAAAGTTGAAAAAAATGGGAAACTTTGGCAGTGGTCCTTGGGGTAAGCCGGGGATCACGAGCCGTAGTGGTAGAGTCGACCTTGCAGAACTCACAGAGACGATTACGGTTGCCGAAGATTTCAAGGTTGAGCTGCTCTACGAAGTTCCCGGCAATGAACAAGGGAGTTGGGTTTCGCTCGCTACTGATGGCAAAGGCCGCTTACTAGCGAGCGATCAAGGAGACAAGGGGCTTTACCGTATTACTGTTTCCGAAGATGCTGAAGAACCGCAGGTCGAAGTGGAAAAACTGAAAATTGATCTTTCCGGTGCACAGGGCATGGTCTGGCACAACGACGCGCTTTATTTTCACAGGAATGGTGGCAATCTCTTTAAAGTGACCGACACCAACGGTGATGACCAGTTTGACAGAGCCGAAATATTACCCAGCGAACGCAGTGGGGGAGAGCACGGCAACCATGCCGTAATTGTGGCTGAGGATGGAGAGCATCTTTACGTCATTGGTGGAAATCACGCTGCCTTACCACCACAAGACAGTATTGTTCGCTCGCATGTTCCCACCTGGGATGAAGACCTGCTTTTACCACGCGAATGGGATGCAAACGGTCATGCGCGTGGCCGTCTTGCACCAGGGGGCTGGATTTCCAAATTCTCTCCTGAAACGAAACAGCATGAGATTATCTCAACAGGTTATCGTAACCAGTACGACATTGCCCTTAATCGATTCGGTGATCTCTTCACCTATGATGCTGATATGGAATGGGACCTCGGTACGCCTTGGTATCGTCCAACAAGAATTAACTGTGCTGTGAGCGGCTCTGATTACGGGTGGCGCAGTGGTTCTGGGAAATGGCCCGAATATTACGAAGACAGCTTACCAGCCGTGGTCAATATTGGTCCCGGTTGCCCGACGGGTGTAATCAGCGGTCAAGGCGCCAAGTTTCCTGCTAAATATCAGGATGCGATTTTCGCACTCGACTGGACGTTCGGTACCATTTATGCCATCCATCTTACCCCGGATGGCGCTGGTTACCGTGGCGAACAGGAAGCGTTCTGCTATGGCTCGCCACTTCCATTGACTGACGCGATTATTGGGCACGATGGTGCGCTTTACTTTACCATCGGTGGCCGTGGCACCCAGTCGGCACTGTTCCGCATCACCTACGTTGGTAAAAAATCGACCAAACTTGTGTCGGGAGAAATTGCGGGAGCCGAGGCGCGCAAACTCCGTCGGGGTCTTGAAGCATATCACGGTAAGCAATCCCCTGCTGCAGTGAAAGCTGCCTGGCCTCATCTTTCCAGTTCAGATCGCTGGCTACGTCACGCAGCACGCGTCGCGATTGAGTCACAGCCCGTTGATCAGTGGGCTAAGAGAGTCTTTACAGAGAAAAACTCCCAGGCCAAAATTTCCAGTGCAGTTGCACTTGCCCGTATGGGAAACAAGTCGCATCGCGATGCCCAAATTGCGGCGCTCCTCAAACTAAATCCGGCTGAGTTGAGCGAATCCCAGTTCCTCGGCCTCCTCCGTGCTTATGCCCTTTCTTTTATCCGTCTCGGCAAACCAACAGCCGCGCAACGCGAGCAGATTATCGCTGCACTCGATCCGCATTTGCCAAATAAGAACAAGAACATCAATACTGAGTTGGTCCGTGTTTTGGTTTATCTCGAGGCACCGAACGTTATTTCGAAATCCATTGATCTCATCACAAACCGTGGCGAGCCAGAAGTACCGGACTGGACTGAGCTCGCAGGTCGTAATAAAAACTATGGAGGTCGCGTGCTTGCGATGCTCGAAAACCACCCACCGACACATGAAGTCAATTATGCTTTCATGCTTCGCAACCTGCGTCAAGGCTGGACCATGGACCAGCGTCGCAGCTATATCGAGTTTATCAACTCCGCCGCGAAGTATCCTGGTGGCAATAGCTATGCCAAGTTTCTCGGCAATCTGCGTGATGAAGTTCTCGGTTATCTGAGCAATACCGACCGCGCTGCGCTGGCTGATATCAGCGGTGAGAACTTTAATCCCGTGCCCGATTTCGAGATTACCGCGCCACAAGGTCCCGGCAAAACCTGGGGTATCGCAGAAGCGAGCAAGCATACCACTCGTAACAAAATGCGTACAGCAAGTTTTGAGAACGGTCGCAATTTGTTCCACGCCATGCGTTGCGCCGCATGTCACCGATTTGACGGACTCGGCGGTGACGTGGGACCGGATCTGACGACAGTGAAAAATAAGTTCGATGCCAGATACATTCTTGAATCGATCATCGAGCCAAGTAAGGTCATTTCAGATCAATACCAGTCATCAATTGTGGTGACAGAGGATGGTCGCACATTAACAGGACTTGTCTCGAAAGATGGCGACAAAGTGATTGTCTATCCGGCCGATGCAAAAGCCAAACCGATCGCGGTGTCTGTAGAGAATGTGGAAGAAATTCTCCCTTCCTCTATCTCACAAATGCCAAAGTCGATGTTGAATGCACTCAACGCTGACGAGGTACGTGACTTGATCGCGTATTTATTGTCGGGCGGTGATCCGAAATCGCGAGTTTACAAAAAATAAACATTAAAGATCACGCGTTGTTTTTCGATTTGCGATTGTAAGGATAAATGGACTTTACAGTCGCCCGCTCCGAAAGACTCCGTAGATCAACCAGATTCCCAACAGACTTGACAACATAAAAATGGGGATGCTGATATAAACCAGCCGATCATCGGATAGAATTGTTACGGATGATGCTAAAATGAGTGCAGACACAACCATTCCAATCGTGAGCCGATTGCCTGATCGATCCATCTCAGTTGTTAAGTGATCGATCCCTCTGTGTTCCAGTTGAATCCTGAGCTCATCGTCACTCAATTTTCCCAAGGTTCGGCCAATCTGTTCTGGAAGTTCATGTAATACCTTTGACAAACTACAGGCATCGGACCAGATGCGTCCAGCGATGGCTCGAGGGTGATAACGTTCGGAAGAAATCTGATAGATGTAAGGCTCCATTTCCTGAGCGATATTCAAGTCGGGGGCAATACGAGATGCGACACCTTCCAGTGTAATTAAAGCGCGAATCAGTAACATGATATCGACGGGGCAACGAATACGGTGGATCGCCAGTATATTAATAAAATCAGTCAGCATTTTTCCCACACTGATCTGATCCAGCGGGATGCCATAATAATTTCCGATGAAATCACGCAAGTCAGCGCGTAACAACTGATGATCAACGTTTCGTTTTGTTTTACCTATTTTCAGTACGACATCGACCAGACGTGAAGCGTCTTTCTTCGCAACATTCAATAATAAGTCGACCAGTAAATCCCGTCGTTCCGCTTCCAGAACTCCGATCATTCCATAATCAATAAAACAGATGGAGCCGTCCGGTAGAATTCGAATATTACCCGGGTGAGGATCCGCGTGAAAAATTCCGAATTCAAATGTCATTTTCATAAAAATGCGGGCTCCGTTTGCCGCGACATCATGCGCGCTGATTGGCAAGTTCTTTAACTGCTCACCATTATCAATATCATCAATCCGGTAGCCATCGATATATTCCATGGTGATGACATCACCTTGTGTCAAATCCCAGTAAATTTTAGGGACATGCAAGGTCGCATCGTCTTGAAACAGGCGATAGAATTCATCGGTCGAACGTGCCTCTCGGGTAAATTGCAATTCTCGATGTATCGTACGAGAAAATTGATTCACCAGACCGACCGGATCAAAGACTTCTGCATCTGGAAAATGGCGTTCGATCATCGTTGCCAATTCGTACATCAGACTTAGATCTTGTTCTATGACTCGGTCGATATCAGGACGTTTTATTTTTACTACCAATT
This window encodes:
- a CDS encoding ABC1 kinase family protein, with product MRPLSLQENPLESNPLRLLRNLRRSREIVTVLVNYGFDDLVDQLGLRRYLRWGRRLLFWKRSEPEVRLTRAKRIRLALESLGVTFIKFGQVVSTRPDLIPKDVIRELSKLQERVPSFPSNTAIEIVERELEDSIDSLFSEFDHKPLAAGSLGQVHRARLHDGTQLVVKIKRPDIDRVIEQDLSLMYELATMIERHFPDAEVFDPVGLVNQFSRTIHRELQFTREARSTDEFYRLFQDDATLHVPKIYWDLTQGDVITMEYIDGYRIDDIDNGEQLKNLPISAHDVAANGARIFMKMTFEFGIFHADPHPGNIRILPDGSICFIDYGMIGVLEAERRDLLVDLLLNVAKKDASRLVDVVLKIGKTKRNVDHQLLRADLRDFIGNYYGIPLDQISVGKMLTDFINILAIHRIRCPVDIMLLIRALITLEGVASRIAPDLNIAQEMEPYIYQISSERYHPRAIAGRIWSDACSLSKVLHELPEQIGRTLGKLSDDELRIQLEHRGIDHLTTEMDRSGNRLTIGMVVSALILASSVTILSDDRLVYISIPIFMLSSLLGIWLIYGVFRSGRL
- a CDS encoding family 16 glycoside hydrolase, producing the protein MRKYICILLALLAFTTSPVNAQEFQSLFNGKDLDGWAGKEGFWTVKDGAIVGETTKEKPAKPNTFLVWQGGEVSDFEFKATVRFKGNNSGIQYRSQLVDPINFALKGYQADLHPKREYFGMMYGEKTGRGIIAQRFQRVEAGTKGKPTVVTEIGDKKQELVDWEWNEIRIVAVGNRMVHQINGVNTIDLTDDHPQAFSKGVLGLQLHAGPPMRVEFKDLKYRPLAGDEATAVLKAAVENKKKASASKKSAAKSKKPGRYDWVSKKPAPVWVWRTKNPTGNEPIYLRKKFEVSDPIKAARLYFTCDNRATFWINGKEVGTATDWGNPVIQSNAKKFVQTGVNQIAIQAKNNGGVAAFILKLEVETTDGKKQSIISSPDWKLSDSKAKGWKLASFDDSTWKLKLKKMGNFGSGPWGKPGITSRSGRVDLAELTETITVAEDFKVELLYEVPGNEQGSWVSLATDGKGRLLASDQGDKGLYRITVSEDAEEPQVEVEKLKIDLSGAQGMVWHNDALYFHRNGGNLFKVTDTNGDDQFDRAEILPSERSGGEHGNHAVIVAEDGEHLYVIGGNHAALPPQDSIVRSHVPTWDEDLLLPREWDANGHARGRLAPGGWISKFSPETKQHEIISTGYRNQYDIALNRFGDLFTYDADMEWDLGTPWYRPTRINCAVSGSDYGWRSGSGKWPEYYEDSLPAVVNIGPGCPTGVISGQGAKFPAKYQDAIFALDWTFGTIYAIHLTPDGAGYRGEQEAFCYGSPLPLTDAIIGHDGALYFTIGGRGTQSALFRITYVGKKSTKLVSGEIAGAEARKLRRGLEAYHGKQSPAAVKAAWPHLSSSDRWLRHAARVAIESQPVDQWAKRVFTEKNSQAKISSAVALARMGNKSHRDAQIAALLKLNPAELSESQFLGLLRAYALSFIRLGKPTAAQREQIIAALDPHLPNKNKNINTELVRVLVYLEAPNVISKSIDLITNRGEPEVPDWTELAGRNKNYGGRVLAMLENHPPTHEVNYAFMLRNLRQGWTMDQRRSYIEFINSAAKYPGGNSYAKFLGNLRDEVLGYLSNTDRAALADISGENFNPVPDFEITAPQGPGKTWGIAEASKHTTRNKMRTASFENGRNLFHAMRCAACHRFDGLGGDVGPDLTTVKNKFDARYILESIIEPSKVISDQYQSSIVVTEDGRTLTGLVSKDGDKVIVYPADAKAKPIAVSVENVEEILPSSISQMPKSMLNALNADEVRDLIAYLLSGGDPKSRVYKK